The Peromyscus maniculatus bairdii isolate BWxNUB_F1_BW_parent chromosome 6, HU_Pman_BW_mat_3.1, whole genome shotgun sequence genome has a segment encoding these proteins:
- the LOC107402187 gene encoding uncharacterized protein LOC107402187 isoform X1, whose amino-acid sequence MSSRSFKVAPFKVTLHFLHLSSLPHPHNLAWAGVAEIMVTDMRVGRARGHRALATGMGPAAAAPCGPLARDPHSRGGRDSRFPATRSTGRFQPRPIFGESLSRLRHPAPRGRRSWELARRPRSRRGVPEKCIPAAHARVPPVARDPKAGGARSPQHLNPRPPARESRNQACAVGEAGGTGSCKDYVTFPVHPAVDSFSLRGSKWPLRARHRGNYDKLIGRISKAGHLANHID is encoded by the exons ATGTCTTCAAGAAGCTTTAAGGTGGCACCCTTTAAGGTCACCCTACATTTTTTgcacctctcttccctcccccaccctcataACTTGGCATGGGCGGGGGTGGCTGAGATTATGGTGACAGACATGCGGGTCGGGAGGGCACGAGGGCACCGGGCCTTGGCCACCGGGATGGgccctgccgccgccgccccctGTGGGCCGCTGGCCCGAGATCCGCACTCCCGCGGTGGCCGCGACTCGAGGTTTCCGGCGACGCGCAGCACAGGACGTTTCCAGCCTCGGCCCATATTTGGTGAAAGTCTTTCGAGACTCCGTCATCCGGCTCCGAGGGGGCGGCGGTCCTGGGAGCTTGCCCGGCGACCGCGCAGCCGCCGCGGCGTTCCTGAAAAGTGCATCCCGGCCGCCCACGCCCGGGTTCCCCCCGTCGCAAGGGACCCCAAGGCTGGCGGAGCCCGGAGTCCGCAGCACCTCAATCCCCGGCCCCCTGCGCGGGAGAGCAGAAACCAGGCCTGCGCTGTGGGAGAGGCTGGTGGCACAGGGAGCTGCAAGGATTATGTCACTTTTCCCGTCCACCCCGCTGTTGACTCGTTCTCCCTACGGGGCAGCAAGTGGCCTCTCCGTGCCAGACATCGAGG gaactaTGATAAGCTGATAGGGAGGATATCTAAGGCTGGACACCTTGCAAACCACATTGACTAA
- the LOC107402187 gene encoding uncharacterized protein LOC107402187 isoform X2, translating to MSSRSFKVAPFKVTLHFLHLSSLPHPHNLAWAGVAEIMVTDMRVGRARGHRALATGMGPAAAAPCGPLARDPHSRGGRDSRFPATRSTGRFQPRPIFGESLSRLRHPAPRGRRSWELARRPRSRRGVPEKCIPAAHARVPPVARDPKAGGARSPQHLNPRPPARESRNQACAVGEAGGTGSCKDYVTFPVHPAVDSFSLRGSKWPLRARHRGVVP from the exons ATGTCTTCAAGAAGCTTTAAGGTGGCACCCTTTAAGGTCACCCTACATTTTTTgcacctctcttccctcccccaccctcataACTTGGCATGGGCGGGGGTGGCTGAGATTATGGTGACAGACATGCGGGTCGGGAGGGCACGAGGGCACCGGGCCTTGGCCACCGGGATGGgccctgccgccgccgccccctGTGGGCCGCTGGCCCGAGATCCGCACTCCCGCGGTGGCCGCGACTCGAGGTTTCCGGCGACGCGCAGCACAGGACGTTTCCAGCCTCGGCCCATATTTGGTGAAAGTCTTTCGAGACTCCGTCATCCGGCTCCGAGGGGGCGGCGGTCCTGGGAGCTTGCCCGGCGACCGCGCAGCCGCCGCGGCGTTCCTGAAAAGTGCATCCCGGCCGCCCACGCCCGGGTTCCCCCCGTCGCAAGGGACCCCAAGGCTGGCGGAGCCCGGAGTCCGCAGCACCTCAATCCCCGGCCCCCTGCGCGGGAGAGCAGAAACCAGGCCTGCGCTGTGGGAGAGGCTGGTGGCACAGGGAGCTGCAAGGATTATGTCACTTTTCCCGTCCACCCCGCTGTTGACTCGTTCTCCCTACGGGGCAGCAAGTGGCCTCTCCGTGCCAGACATCGAGG GGTTGTTCCCTGA